Proteins co-encoded in one Arthrobacter alpinus genomic window:
- a CDS encoding MFS transporter — protein MAGASYIPLGLFARVPLAMLTIGVLTMVTQVSNSYAIGGFAAGAIGLGAAVGAPFVGYLADRLGQKHVLLVAAVVNALLVGAVVLLAYALLPSDGARLADGATLVVLFAALLAGSTSPQVGPLSRVRWMALSKKLPAKERGPAVDTALSLEGTADEVTFVLGPALVGLLASLLAPWLPLVLAAVMTAVLVSLFALHPTVEAVGPRMAASSTVGNAGYVTKEKPKWLLVAVPVVGMLFMGTFFGSAQTALTAFTGVHGSVDQAGLMYAIMGSSSAVTALSVAYWPEKFSYVWRWVLSAGLMAAGSAAFLLPTSLGQMAWVLLLVGLFVGPVMVSIFSVGSKVAPQQWMGTVMTALSSGIVAGTALGSAVSGSLAQSVGYSAAFVVPLAAASALFVLGLVSALVLRRRTAS, from the coding sequence TTGGCTGGCGCTAGTTACATTCCGTTGGGCCTCTTTGCCCGAGTTCCGTTGGCCATGCTGACCATTGGTGTCTTGACGATGGTTACCCAGGTGAGCAACTCTTACGCCATTGGTGGTTTCGCCGCGGGGGCCATTGGCTTGGGAGCGGCCGTCGGTGCTCCGTTTGTGGGCTATTTGGCTGACAGGCTCGGACAGAAGCACGTGTTGTTGGTGGCCGCCGTTGTCAACGCACTCCTGGTGGGAGCTGTGGTGCTGCTGGCTTATGCGCTGCTGCCGAGTGACGGGGCACGGTTGGCCGACGGCGCCACGCTCGTGGTCTTGTTCGCTGCACTACTGGCCGGAAGCACCTCACCACAGGTTGGCCCGCTCTCCCGCGTCCGGTGGATGGCGTTGAGTAAGAAGCTTCCCGCGAAGGAGCGGGGCCCGGCCGTGGACACCGCACTGTCCCTTGAAGGTACCGCCGATGAAGTGACGTTCGTGCTGGGGCCTGCACTGGTGGGCTTGCTGGCATCGCTGCTGGCTCCGTGGCTGCCGCTGGTCTTGGCCGCCGTGATGACAGCCGTTCTGGTGAGTCTTTTTGCTCTCCACCCCACAGTGGAGGCGGTGGGTCCCCGCATGGCGGCCAGCAGCACCGTGGGCAATGCCGGCTACGTGACCAAGGAGAAGCCCAAGTGGCTTCTGGTGGCGGTTCCTGTGGTGGGAATGCTCTTCATGGGTACCTTTTTTGGTTCGGCCCAGACAGCTTTGACGGCCTTTACCGGAGTTCACGGATCAGTGGATCAGGCGGGCCTGATGTACGCCATCATGGGCTCCAGCTCCGCAGTGACCGCGTTGTCGGTGGCCTACTGGCCGGAGAAATTTAGCTATGTGTGGCGCTGGGTCCTGTCCGCCGGATTAATGGCCGCCGGTTCGGCAGCCTTCTTGCTGCCCACCTCCTTGGGGCAAATGGCGTGGGTACTGCTGCTGGTAGGCCTCTTTGTGGGGCCAGTGATGGTCTCGATCTTCAGCGTGGGCAGCAAGGTTGCCCCGCAGCAGTGGATGGGCACCGTCATGACAGCCCTGTCCAGCGGTATTGTCGCCGGAACAGCTTTGGGCTCGGCAGTGTCAGGTTCCCTGGCCCAAAGCGTGGGATATTCTGCGGCGTTCGTGGTCCCGCTTGCAGCTGCGAGTGCCTTGTTCGTCCTTGGCCTGGTTTCGGCACTGGTGCTGCGGCGCCGTACAGCCAGCTAG
- a CDS encoding alpha/beta fold hydrolase → MSSPGKHAAEVSPHNIEGAQAGLHVVVFDAAVPVPLPPVFLIHGFASSVELNWVKTGWVKALNQAGRRVISVDLPGHGHSAAPYDLDSYTPGKIRADLLQILIDTGIHPLRAGDPTSGVDLIGYSLGARLAWEFGATQHELVRKIVLGGPNPEDPLADFDLGAAQDFLNDGTPIADESTAWLLNMAQLIPSNDIFALLALIQAVKMEPFDPTDAVPRMPILLVAGSLDERARTMNRLAELSPNAQQVVIDGRNHNNTVTSREFKDAALSFLNGPTL, encoded by the coding sequence ATGTCTTCCCCAGGTAAGCACGCCGCTGAGGTATCTCCGCACAACATCGAAGGCGCCCAAGCCGGGCTCCATGTGGTGGTTTTCGACGCCGCGGTTCCTGTTCCCCTGCCCCCGGTCTTCCTCATTCACGGCTTCGCTTCATCTGTTGAACTTAACTGGGTCAAGACTGGCTGGGTCAAGGCCCTGAATCAGGCCGGGCGCAGGGTCATCAGCGTTGACTTGCCCGGGCACGGCCACAGCGCCGCACCCTATGATCTTGACTCCTACACACCAGGGAAGATCAGGGCCGACCTGCTCCAGATACTCATTGATACCGGCATCCATCCACTGCGCGCGGGCGATCCCACCAGCGGCGTGGATTTGATCGGCTATTCGCTGGGAGCACGCCTGGCTTGGGAATTTGGGGCCACCCAACACGAGCTTGTGCGAAAAATTGTTCTGGGCGGACCCAACCCAGAGGATCCGCTGGCGGATTTTGATCTCGGCGCCGCGCAGGACTTCCTCAACGATGGAACACCCATTGCCGACGAGTCCACCGCCTGGTTACTGAACATGGCTCAGCTGATCCCGTCCAACGACATCTTCGCCCTGCTGGCACTGATTCAGGCCGTGAAAATGGAACCTTTTGACCCCACGGATGCTGTTCCGCGCATGCCCATTCTATTGGTCGCTGGCAGCCTCGATGAGAGGGCCCGGACCATGAACCGGCTTGCTGAGCTAAGCCCCAACGCGCAGCAAGTGGTCATTGACGGGCGTAACCACAACAACACGGTGACCTCGCGTGAGTTCAAGGATGCGGCACTCAGCTTCCTGAATGGGCCCACCCTATAG
- a CDS encoding amino acid permease, with protein MTHQFAPTQAAPAKPGLGTSLKQRQLTMMGLGSAIGAGLFLGSGEGIMKAGPAVLISYLVAGTLIILVMWALGEMAAANPNSGAFSVYAEKAMGKVAGATVGWLWWLQLVVVIAAEALGAAHLLVTVWPVIPAWALTLIFMVVFTAVNLTSVKNYGEFEFWFSLLKVTAIVLFLAFGAALLLGLIPGTTSPGLGNLFNNGGFAPTGMAGISSALFIVAFAFGGTEIVAVAAAETANPSRSVTVAVRTVVWRILVFYVGSIFIIAAVLPWTSDALSSPFAGVLNYAGLPWAGTAITLVAVAALLSALNANLYGASRMIYSLAERREAPRLFNGTNKRSVPVAAVTISVAFGFITVVWELFYPDTVLVVLLNLVGSTCLVVWGMALLSQFILRRRADKDGTALPMRMRGFPFLTLAGLVLLLAIFVVGFSDPVSRSQLISTFSLIAVIALLNWLAPLLRKRRQAAGQ; from the coding sequence ATGACCCACCAATTTGCCCCTACCCAGGCCGCGCCCGCCAAACCTGGCTTAGGCACCTCACTCAAGCAGCGTCAGCTGACCATGATGGGGCTTGGATCCGCCATTGGCGCAGGACTCTTTCTGGGCTCGGGCGAGGGCATCATGAAGGCCGGGCCTGCGGTGCTGATCTCCTACCTGGTGGCCGGGACTTTGATCATCCTGGTCATGTGGGCGCTGGGTGAGATGGCTGCGGCTAACCCCAACTCCGGCGCGTTCTCGGTGTACGCCGAGAAGGCCATGGGCAAGGTTGCCGGCGCCACCGTCGGCTGGCTTTGGTGGTTGCAACTCGTGGTGGTGATCGCGGCCGAAGCCTTAGGTGCCGCCCACCTGCTCGTCACCGTCTGGCCGGTGATTCCGGCGTGGGCGCTGACACTGATCTTCATGGTGGTCTTCACGGCGGTGAATCTGACCAGCGTAAAGAACTATGGCGAATTTGAGTTCTGGTTCTCACTGCTCAAGGTCACAGCCATTGTGCTGTTCCTAGCATTTGGCGCGGCGCTGCTGCTGGGCTTGATCCCCGGCACCACATCTCCCGGCTTGGGGAATCTGTTCAACAATGGCGGGTTCGCACCCACCGGCATGGCGGGCATCTCTTCGGCTTTGTTCATTGTGGCGTTTGCCTTTGGCGGCACTGAGATCGTGGCCGTCGCTGCCGCCGAAACCGCCAACCCCTCCCGGAGCGTCACCGTCGCCGTCCGCACCGTGGTCTGGCGGATCCTGGTGTTTTACGTAGGCTCCATTTTCATCATTGCCGCCGTACTGCCGTGGACTAGCGATGCGCTGAGTTCGCCGTTCGCCGGTGTCTTGAACTATGCCGGGCTGCCGTGGGCCGGCACCGCCATCACGCTGGTCGCCGTCGCAGCCTTGCTTTCAGCTCTGAATGCCAACCTGTACGGTGCCTCGCGCATGATCTACTCGCTGGCCGAACGCCGCGAGGCTCCACGGCTGTTCAACGGCACCAACAAGCGTTCGGTGCCGGTCGCAGCTGTCACCATCTCCGTGGCATTCGGCTTTATCACCGTTGTGTGGGAGCTGTTCTACCCCGATACCGTCCTGGTGGTCCTGCTGAACTTGGTGGGGTCCACCTGTCTGGTGGTCTGGGGAATGGCCCTGCTGTCCCAGTTCATCCTGCGTCGCCGAGCCGATAAGGACGGCACGGCCCTGCCGATGCGCATGCGCGGCTTCCCCTTCCTCACCCTTGCCGGACTGGTCCTGCTGCTCGCCATCTTCGTCGTGGGCTTCAGCGATCCCGTCAGCCGCAGCCAGCTGATCAGCACTTTCAGTTTGATCGCCGTGATTGCCCTCCTGAACTGGCTCGCTCCCCTACTCCGGAAGCGGCGCCAGGCAGCGGGCCAGTAG
- a CDS encoding NUDIX hydrolase — MERTQFVAAANVSERLAQPPALAISTVIFALRPSAESGRPTLCLPLVRRIREPFKDLWALPGGPLTQADSLQDAAARNLQDTTGLAPNYLEQLYAFGGLHRSPSQRVVSIVYWALVQSTQAELAQESENVKWFRADRLGELAFDHNEIVDYALWRLRNKMEYGTIAYHLLGEKFTLAQVREVYEAVLDRTVDPANFRRQLKQTAHIEPTEQFLQGGKHRPPRLYRYTGIDSGTNGTGPSQHPPSRL; from the coding sequence ATGGAGCGAACCCAATTCGTGGCAGCTGCAAATGTCAGCGAACGCCTGGCGCAGCCGCCTGCCCTTGCCATTTCCACCGTCATCTTCGCCCTTCGGCCCAGTGCTGAAAGCGGCCGCCCCACACTGTGCCTGCCCTTGGTTCGACGCATTCGCGAACCGTTCAAGGACCTGTGGGCGCTCCCTGGTGGGCCCCTGACGCAGGCCGATTCCCTGCAAGATGCCGCGGCCCGCAATCTGCAAGACACCACGGGTCTGGCGCCCAACTACCTTGAACAGCTGTACGCCTTTGGTGGTCTGCACCGCTCGCCGAGCCAGCGGGTGGTCTCGATTGTGTATTGGGCGCTGGTGCAATCAACGCAGGCGGAGCTGGCACAGGAGTCCGAGAACGTGAAGTGGTTCCGAGCCGACAGGCTGGGGGAGCTGGCGTTCGATCACAATGAGATCGTCGATTACGCCCTGTGGCGGCTGCGGAACAAGATGGAATACGGCACCATTGCCTACCATTTGCTCGGTGAAAAATTCACGCTGGCGCAGGTGCGTGAAGTCTATGAAGCCGTTCTGGACCGCACCGTTGACCCAGCCAACTTCCGCCGCCAGCTCAAGCAAACGGCCCATATTGAACCCACCGAACAGTTCCTCCAAGGTGGCAAACACCGTCCACCGCGCCTGTACCGCTACACAGGAATCGATAGTGGAACTAACGGCACCGGTCCTTCACAACATCCCCCGTCCCGTCTCTAA